In Myxococcaceae bacterium JPH2, the DNA window ACGCGGCGCGCGCCCACGCAGGTGCTGCGCCTGACGCCCTCGGGAGACACCTTCCAGGTGGAAGAGGTCTACCTGGACGACGGCAGTCACATCTCCGCGGCCGCGACGGCCGCCGTGTCTGGCAAGCAGCTCCTGCTGGGCCCTGTCTTCGCCAAGAACCTGCTGAGCTGCGTACTCCCATGAACGCCCCATCCCTCCCGCGCCCCGCGCCCGACGCCCACCCCATTCCGGAGGCCCGTCCCATCAAGGTGCTCCACTACCTGGAGAACGTCGGCATGACGGGGGTGGAGACCTTCCTCCTCATGCTCTGCGAGTCCCAGGCGCGCTCGGGCCGCGTCGTGCCCGCCATCGCCTGTGTGCTGGAGGACCGCGAGGAGCTGCAGCGCAGCGCGCGGGCCCTGGACATCCGCGTCATTCCCTTGCCGTCTCCAGCGGGCAGCGGCAGCGGCTTGGGACGCAAGCTGCGCTCGGCCCGGCTGCGCGCGGAGCGCGTGAGCACCCTGGCGCGCCTGCTCAAGCGAGAAGAGATGGATGCCCTCCACATTCACGCGGTGGGCATCGCGGGCATGGACGCGTTCGTCGCGGCCGAGCTGGCTGGGACTCCCTCCACCCTCGTCACCCATCACGCCACGTTGGCGTGGTTCCGCCAGGGTGGGCGCACCTCGCGGATGAGCGACGCCACGTTCTGGCTGGAGAAGCAGCGGGCCAGCCGCGCGGTGATGCCCTACGCCGCGGCGGCACGCGAGCTGGAGGCCAACGGCATGCCCGCCGCGCGCGTGTCGGTGGTGCCCTTCTGCGTGGACCTGAAGAAGTTCCCCGGCCGCCCCGAGCGCCCGCTCAACCCCGAGGCGCCCTTCCGCCTGCTGATGGCGGCGCGGCTCGTGCCGGGCAAGGGCCACGCGGAGCTCTTGAGCGCTGTCGCCAGCCTCAAGGACAAACATCCCCGGCTGAAGCTCGTCATCGCGGGCTCGGGGCCGCTCTCGGACGACATCGCGGCCCAGGTGGCTTCGCTCGGCCTCTCCGACGTGGTGGAGCTCACCGGGCATCTGTCCAATGAGCGCATGCCCGCGCTGCTGGCCACCGCGGACGCCATCGTGCTGCCCAGCTACATGCCCGGCGAGACGTTCCCCATCTCCCTGCTGGAGGCCATGGCCACGGGGCTGCCCGCCATCGGCACGCGCTGGTTCGGCATCCCCGACATCATCGACGACTCGCGCACGGGCTACCTCGTGGAGCCGCGCGATGCCCCGGGGCTCGCGCGCGCCATCGATGCGCTCGTGTCGGACCCGGCCGCCGCCGCCCGCATGGGACTCGCCGGGCAGCAGCGGGCCCGCACGGAGTTCTCCTCGGACGGCGTGGCCGCGCGCTACGAGCACCTCTACCGCGCCAGCCTCTAGCCCGCGCTGGGCGGGACGTAGGCGCTCAGCCGCTCGCCACCCAGCTCGGACGTCACCGAGCCCACGTCCACCGCCACCCGCGGGCGCAGCTTGGCGTCCGAGGGGAC includes these proteins:
- a CDS encoding glycosyltransferase family 4 protein; translation: MNAPSLPRPAPDAHPIPEARPIKVLHYLENVGMTGVETFLLMLCESQARSGRVVPAIACVLEDREELQRSARALDIRVIPLPSPAGSGSGLGRKLRSARLRAERVSTLARLLKREEMDALHIHAVGIAGMDAFVAAELAGTPSTLVTHHATLAWFRQGGRTSRMSDATFWLEKQRASRAVMPYAAAARELEANGMPAARVSVVPFCVDLKKFPGRPERPLNPEAPFRLLMAARLVPGKGHAELLSAVASLKDKHPRLKLVIAGSGPLSDDIAAQVASLGLSDVVELTGHLSNERMPALLATADAIVLPSYMPGETFPISLLEAMATGLPAIGTRWFGIPDIIDDSRTGYLVEPRDAPGLARAIDALVSDPAAAARMGLAGQQRARTEFSSDGVAARYEHLYRASL